TTGTACAGTTTAATTACTGGACAAGACCATGGAAATGTAATCAAGTAAATGCAAAACACTTAAGTCAGTTAGGtcagaaaatgttaaaacatcTCAGTTAGAGCAGCAGTAAAATGCAGCTCTTTTATTTATACTACAAAATACCCAATGCCCAGTTACACTGAGGAGAAGCATTTTTAGAATGCTATAAAACCAAATATTGTTCAGTATAGCTTTAAATGCAGCATAAAATAACACCcagtaaaatacataaaatggTAAGTAATCTGCCTGTCAATCAAAATGATGATTTGTAATGTAAATATTCTATGTaacttaaagcagcagtatgtAAGAATTGTTATTTCGTGTTTTTTGCTATGGGCTCCTTCTACAGTCAACAAATGTAAAATCACTTTAAGTTGCCCCTAAAACAGATGCTTTGTACATGCATTTCTGAGCAAGCTGAGATATATAGAACCATCACTGAAAGTGAAGGAAGCACATGGTCTGAAACAGTAgattaatattacattaatatacatGGATAGGACTCGAGTCACAGTGTTCTGTAGTTTTCACAAGCCTTACCACACTTCACCATAATAAAGTGAACAGGTAAGCGCAGTATCTCTAATTTTGAGGCTACTATTTTAAGGTAAAACTTAATTGATAGGTATTGCTATTTGTATGTTCTACTGCAATatttcaaaaaaattaaaacaattattctAAAAAAGGCAAACCTTAGTTAAGGCTTTGGAAACAAACATTATGgggcagtttcccaaacagggattacaCCTAGTCTTAGACAACACAGCATTTTAATAGAGATTTCCTATTGAAAGGAAAACTTAAAGCCCCCCATGCCAGAAACTGACCCTGCAAGCTTTTACTCACTCAGACATGGACTTTTGCAGTTTTTAAGAACAAAGTTTACCTCAGGTGGACTTCCTCTGTGACTTTGACTTGGGAATAATCAACAAGTGGACTCGGCAAACCAACATAGTGAGCCTTGCAAGCATAATGTCACGGTCAGACAAAAACACTTCTATTTTTGCTATTTCCAATGTGTTTTGATTTGAACACACATTTACAACCATATTCACAAAAAAGCtaacattaaaataattttaacatttcACACTGTGATATGACAGCCTATTGTGCAAATCTGTCACTTACCTGTTACAAGACTTTATCTGTGAATATGTTaagtgtaaattaaattaaattacattaaatttaacCAAGACCATACCCTAGCTACAATTTAAACCCAGCAGTCAAGTCTCATTTCGCTGGTGCAAAAGAAAAATGCCACACAAAAATAAGATTAACAGGTGTTTATTCATGTTGACCACACTGCCATTTAGTTCTTATTAATGGTAAACAACTTTCACTTTCTATCAATGCTGCCCAAAGGAATATGATATGGCCTAAGTACCAGGTTACTTTTTACAAACGAGTTCTGCAGACCATTCTAACAACGGTCATTTAATGTAGACAACACTGAGGTGGCTGCAGATTAATCACGGCTTTTTAATTCTGAAAACTGCTCTGACTCCAAATCATGATCTCTGGTCTTTTGCACAAAAACAACATTCAAatatgaacccaaaaaaaaaaaatttatagcATTTAATCGAtttgaaaaaaagacatttttcgAAAAAAAGAATAAGTATACTTACCTGTACCTCACAACTATTAGAAGcattttaaaaaaggtttaaaaagaaaaaggaagagaggaacacaaaaacaaaacaaaatgcctATCCACTGTGTTACAGACCTGAGTCAGTAACATGTCACCAATTTATCACTTAAGGCTGTCTCGACTGACCAGACGTGGGATCTGTGAATATATAGTATTTATGACGAGTGAAAGTTCAGTTAATTCATGGAACGATCTGATGACCGTTGTTTCAAAAGTAGTCATTGTCGGTGTATGTCAAAAATGTATTAACTAATAAATGTGCCATTATTGTCTGTAAAACCACCGTCACGGGCTTCTACACTGGTGTGCATTGTGAAGGGTTGAGCTAGCCTATACAATAAGAAAGGCAGATTACGGTTACTTGaatttatgaagaaaaacatttggaGTACTGCAACATTAACACTTGAAATAGcagtttgtgatttttttttctgaacacaaCATGCAGTTATAGAAAGACTGTTTTCCCCTGCGTTTAAGACAGTTTCCTCTGTGAATTATTTCTTTCGAGAGCTTGAGCCAGAATGGGAGGATCCAGACGAGCCACGGCGcctacagacagaaaaacaggagAGAAGGGGgggaaggagagacagagagagagagaccataaCCAGTTTAGTTAGGTGCACCATCAGCTGCTGAAACAAGTCATGTTAGGGTAAAATCAAAGTATTGTACAGAGTGATTTTTTCATTAAACAGTTGGTCTTTCATAGACATATGACATTTTATCATGTTTCTAATACAATACAAAAAGGACACCAGtagaccatttttttttctcttttttttacaccacAGAAACCCAAACCTTTCAGACGACTGCGATCGAGAGCGTCTTTTTTTGCGGCCACCAGAGGAGGACCTGGAGCGACTCCTCTTCTGGCCTCTCTCAGGAGATGGTGAGGGTGTGTGAGATCTCTTTCTTGAGGAAGCTGAGCCTTTCCCTGAGCGGGAGCTGGATCTTTTAGAGGGGATATAGTAGGCACTCTCATCAGTCACACAATCTTAACAAAACTATTCAACATCTAAAAACGACAAAGGACAGATACTCTCTTTATAGAAACAACCATTTCTCTTCACTAAACAATTGGGTATCTGGACAGGATTATTACATTCTGACTGTAGATATCTTTAATAATCTGTAATAATGTGATGCAACTTTAACACCACAGAACCTTTGTTAATGTACATATTCGATTTGGTTTGAGATAACGGTCACAAATTTAATCTTTACAGCAGAAACTATTTACTGACTTTCTATATACAACCAAACAGCTGTTCAGCAAGAAGATAATTCTACCGTCTAAAATAACAATTCAGATTATTTCTAAACTTCCTTAAAACCCAATAAGAGTGCTGTTTCTGCCTTTTCCACAGTGGTTACTGCAACCACTCTCAGTTCACATACACTCTCTCCCTTGGAGAGTGCATGTCACCTCATTCACCTTGAGCGAGACCTCGAGCGAGACCTCGAGCGAGAACGTGATCTGGAATCAGAGGAGCTCCTGGAACGGGATCTGCAAAACAAAGCAACACATTTCCATTTTTCCCCATGAGTGAAGAGTATTCTGATGAATGGTAAACCACATGTACAGAAACAattggagagagagagctgggtcaAGAATGTAGTTATTAAATAAATGGTCATTTTCCCTGGCCCAGTGTAAGCCTAGGCCTTAAAGATACCTAGTGTTTataatggcatttaaatatataaatattcaagAGACAGCCGTAAGTATCCCCAGCTTCTACGTAAAACACACgttttttattaaagatttaaGAACATGACGTAAAGGCATCCTTGatccagtaaaaaaacaaaaaaaaaaaaaaaatgacacaatCTTCTCAATCAACTCAAAATATAGCATGTACATATTAAActataaatatctttaaaaaatatatatattactttaaaaaagGTAACATTtgttatgaatgtcatgtctattagactataATGgatttataaagccttataaagaggtctataaatatttattaaaatgtattgaatgtaatagctaatgtttattatgcattatcaATTTTgatcataaatgtatttaaagctGTATTTCTAAGATGTTATATGTGAATACCAAAAACCTCAACAAAGCTTGCTATAGTTACTTATAACCACTTATGAATTATATTAGAAttgaaatattataatttaacatattacattttaaataattaaatgtaattaaattgtaatataatcatttataaagtattataacgTGTTGTTGTATCAACTAAATTTCatcaaactaaaaacagatgTCCATCATGGGAATCTATGAATAGTGTGTAGACagatatatgatattttaaatcagatgtttaaaacattactcaacatTAGctcagcttatgatgcattataatcacaatttataacacataataaacatggctttaaTGTGCTACTCATTGTTATAAACTTGGACAACCAtgtttatgatgcattataatgagTCCAATAGACATGACAAtaatagaaaatgtatttaaaaaacaaaataataaaaaacaaaagttcTGAAGCTGTCCCGGTTGTGGCAAGTATATTCTACAGACACACAGAATATTAACACAGATGACTAAAACTGCCTTCTACTTCCATGCCAGACTTAAGTACAAGGATATGGTCAAATAAAAgtactaaattaaaaataatgttaattaggtaaaatatatatttcacaaaCAGTGTGGTCAAAAGATTTGAATAAAGGTTTGAGCTGATACTGACATTTTGTCTGGAGTTACCCTTGACCTGTACCCTTTTACCTGGACCTGGACCGTGAGCTCGAGCTGGAGGAACGAGAGGAAGAACGAGAGGAGCCTGAGCCACTGCCTTTCTTCTCAGAAGGCTTTAATTCGTCACTTGCATCCAGGTCATATTTGGACAAATCTGCATCTTCtgcatcttcatcatcatcatcatcatcatcatcatcttcatcatcatcctgaGGAGAGTAATGAAAAGGCTGACTGGTGAGTTATTCACATTCACACGAATCTCTGACCACTAGATTAAATCTGTGTTTTCAGGTTGATTCAATTCTTACATCGAGTTTGTATTTTGAAAGATCTCCGTCTTCATCATCGTCCTCATCGTCTtcatcatcttcctctttatctttatccttatcctttttttccttttctggtTCTGATTTTGTCTCACCCTCTTTCTTGTTTTTCCCACGAAACTTCTTCTTTATACGCCCAAACTGTAAGAACAAAGATAAAAGTGATATTCTTAAAGTGATACTTCATGTACTGTGTGTATCAAATAGTACGTACAATAAAAGCAAGTCAGGGAAAAAAGTGCTGAGATTTTTTCTTAAAGGAATGCTATATCAGAATTTTTTTGAAAGCTGTGAGCGAACATGCTGCACCTTTATAAATTGTTTTTGTAATGCTAAATCTTAATGCCACTATTAAAGGAATTCTCTCTAATTAACgataaaaacatttaacaaactAGTGGACATCAGAATTAGGCACTCTGACATAGCTGAAACTTTCAAGAACTTTTAAGTCACATCCCTGGTCTGGAAAACATTCCATTTTCCACATTAGGGCCAACTGGTGTTTGACAGTTCCAGGATCAACATAAAATACCAACAGGACAGATCCGACAGAAGTATTAGCTGACAGACTAGCACAGGATTTTGGGGGAATTTTAGTTAGTACAAAAATAGTGTAATCCAAAGATCCTGCTAAGGAGGACTGGCTGGCGTCTCTCCTTAAAAGCCTTAAAAGCAGTCACCTTAATAAAATTCCACCAAAACAACCACGATGTAGAAGTATAGTGATCATTACAAAAACACTGACCTCATCATATTCTCCATCAGATTCTTCTCGTTCATTATAAACCAAGTTCTCTCTTTCATTGAAGCCACCACCATATCCTGTGACAGAAATCAACACAAACGTTTCAGACAAGCACTCAAATGtattcaaataaaataactcaaattcaataaaatatataccTGTTCTTTCTTCAAGTTTAGCATATTTAGGGGTGTTGCACATGTTGCACTCTGATCTTCTGGCCCAGTTGACATTACCACAGCTATACAAgaaaaacccaaacatcagtatTAATATTTATGTCATTAACTATCAAGGAATTCTGCTACACATAAGACCACAGACAGCCTTGCTTATGCACATTAAAAACCTCAGCGAACAATTCCAATGTAGTGAGCAGAATATATTTAAATGCGTTTAGTCTTGTGAAAATAAATGCCCAGAGGCACTACAAAGACGCCTTTGCCTTCTGTCACCAGCAGCAACTAATGCATGGAAAGACACATGCAATCCTACATGataattcacattaatgttgcATGCCTTCCAAATCAGACATGCATATGAAAGTGACGGAAATCTGATTTAAAGTGGTTGGAATTAACACTTGCAGCCTAAAAAAACAGTTCTGTGTCACATTATGGCAAAACAATCAGATTTAAGTCAATACAAGTCAATATAGTCTGGTAATATAAACAAAGCCTttgttagacagacagacataacaTAGCCTTTGATAGTGGTGTCCCcgttttattccttttttattgTTCACTTTAATCTAGGTATATAAAATCTGATCAAATGAATTCTATGACATTTACTGGGTGCCTCAAATGTTTTTGATTATTAGAtcaaattttgtaaaaaaataaataaataaaaaaagtaagttTCCTGTTTGGCTAATGTAATCATGAAAGGTTCACACTCACAATAAATTACAGCgaaacaaaaacagaacaatCAAAAACATAATCAGGTAGAATTAGATCTAACTTTATATGAAATATCAcagtataattaatttaatttcagctttGTTTCAACTGTACATACGTTTTGCACTGCCAGTCGTTAGCACTGAAGAGTCCTCTGCTCTTTTCAGCCAGGGTCTTCCCAATCTCTGTTCCCCCAGCCTTCATGAGCTTTGCCTCTGTAGTTTTCTCTGTGGAAAAGAAGACCACAGCACAAACAGACTCAATCCAGGGCTCATGTACAGAAATCAACATTGTGATTCACTACACATCTGTACATTaaactgtttatatatattttttatatatatatactctacaAGTCTACAACATTTGCAGGTCAACACATACAAGTCCAACACAATGTGACCTCAGTGTAATTAAATCTAATTTCATATGGCAAAACATATATGCTTCACTTACCCCTCCCACATCGGTTACAACTGGTTCTTCTGGCAAAGTTCACATTTCCACACCTTCGGAATAAAGAGATAACATTTCTTTTAAACACACAAAGggtttttgcattttgcaaaataaacaaaattgcaTGTTTTAAAGACAGATTGTTGatattttatagaattaaaaCATACCTTACAAAATATATTATGCTTTTTTAAGTTCATCACGGTTTTCAAACAGAATCAGAagtcacaaaaaaaaagtaataaaccctaaagtttttttttttcattttacataaaacataagaaaattCATTGGCTTTATGTGTAAAGtctgctgttaactgaaagctattccagcTTTCAGGAAAATCCATTCAAGATGTGCAAAAATGTAATCTAAGCAAGGGTTGCcaactttgaaaaatataaaatataaaaaaatagtctGGTATGTTTACAACTTTTTTgctcactaaataattccatatgtttttcttcatagtttgattggtactgtatccattattattattattattattatttcagtcagGGTCTTTGTAAGTTAGctactgtttacaaaatagacaaacgtGTATAgatatattttgttcattttctacTGAAGGTGTTTGTTCTAATAGTTTGTAGTATTTAGTATTCATTTCGTTGAAgtagtatattttaaaaaaaagttttgttttatcGCCAATAATATAATTTCCGCAAAACATcaaacatt
This DNA window, taken from Astyanax mexicanus isolate ESR-SI-001 chromosome 5, AstMex3_surface, whole genome shotgun sequence, encodes the following:
- the zranb2 gene encoding zinc finger Ran-binding domain-containing protein 2; protein product: MSGKSFRVSDGDWICPDKKCGNVNFARRTSCNRCGREKTTEAKLMKAGGTEIGKTLAEKSRGLFSANDWQCKTCGNVNWARRSECNMCNTPKYAKLEERTGYGGGFNERENLVYNEREESDGEYDEFGRIKKKFRGKNKKEGETKSEPEKEKKDKDKDKEEDDEDDEDDDEDGDLSKYKLDDDDEDDDDDDDDDEDAEDADLSKYDLDASDELKPSEKKGSGSGSSRSSSRSSSSSSRSRSRSRSRSSSDSRSRSRSRSRSRSRSRSSSRSGKGSASSRKRSHTPSPSPERGQKRSRSRSSSGGRKKRRSRSQSSERRRGSSGSSHSGSSSRKK